A portion of the Nitrospira sp. genome contains these proteins:
- the trmL gene encoding tRNA (uridine(34)/cytosine(34)/5-carboxymethylaminomethyluridine(34)-2'-O)-methyltransferase TrmL: MFNVILYQPEIPPNTGNIIRLCANTGASLHLVKPLGFTLEDKQLLRAGLDYHEFASITVHEGWAECLARMEGRRIFAVSTKGRQRYDLVRYIEGDAFVFGPESRGLPAEILGSVPEQQCLRVPMVPGSRSLNLSNSVAVVLYEAWRQVEFGKCL, encoded by the coding sequence ATGTTTAACGTGATTCTGTACCAGCCGGAAATTCCTCCGAACACGGGGAACATCATCCGTCTCTGCGCCAACACCGGTGCCTCGTTGCATCTGGTCAAGCCGTTGGGCTTTACGCTGGAAGACAAACAGTTGCTGCGAGCCGGACTGGATTATCACGAATTCGCCTCGATCACGGTGCACGAGGGGTGGGCCGAGTGCCTAGCACGCATGGAAGGGCGCCGAATTTTCGCCGTATCCACGAAGGGCAGACAGCGGTACGATCTGGTTCGTTACATCGAAGGCGATGCGTTTGTCTTTGGCCCGGAAAGCCGTGGATTGCCGGCGGAGATTCTTGGCAGCGTCCCTGAACAGCAGTGCCTGCGCGTACCGATGGTGCCGGGAAGCCGCAGCCTCAACCTCTCCAACTCGGTCGCGGTGGTGCTCTATGAAGCCTGGCGGCAGGTCGAATTTGGAAAGTGCCTGTAA
- the galE gene encoding UDP-glucose 4-epimerase GalE — translation MILVTGGAGYIGSHTCVELLNAGCAVTVFDNFSNSHPEALARVERITGKSLRVIRGDCRDRAALVAALRETGATAVIHFAGLKAVGESVQQPMAYYDNNVVGSLRLLEAMRECGVQRLVFSSSATVYGDPQRLPLTEDHPLSATNPYGRTKLMVEEILRDLQQSDASWRICILRYFNPVGAHASGLIGEDPQGTPNNLLPFVAQVAVGRRECLNVWGNDYSTPDGTGVRDYIHVVDLALGHLKALETLDRLERPGECLTVNLGTGNGYSVLEIVRAFEAASGKPVPYKVAPRRPGDVASCYADPKYALHSLGWRAARGLNEMCADAWRWQRTNPKGYAG, via the coding sequence ATGATTCTGGTTACCGGCGGTGCCGGCTATATCGGTTCACACACCTGTGTGGAACTGCTCAACGCCGGCTGTGCGGTCACGGTTTTTGACAATTTTTCCAACAGCCATCCTGAAGCGTTGGCTCGTGTGGAGCGGATTACCGGAAAATCTCTTCGCGTGATACGCGGCGATTGCCGGGATCGCGCGGCCCTGGTAGCGGCCTTGCGTGAAACCGGGGCGACGGCAGTCATTCATTTTGCCGGTCTGAAGGCGGTGGGGGAGTCGGTGCAGCAGCCCATGGCCTACTATGACAACAATGTCGTCGGGTCATTGCGACTCTTGGAAGCCATGCGGGAGTGCGGTGTGCAGCGGCTGGTGTTCAGCTCCTCTGCCACAGTCTACGGCGATCCGCAACGGCTCCCGCTTACGGAGGACCATCCGTTGTCGGCTACGAATCCCTACGGCAGAACGAAGCTCATGGTTGAGGAGATCCTGCGCGATCTCCAGCAGAGTGATGCCTCCTGGCGAATCTGCATTCTCCGCTATTTTAATCCTGTCGGGGCGCATGCCAGCGGACTGATCGGAGAGGATCCTCAGGGGACGCCGAACAATCTCCTGCCGTTCGTGGCGCAGGTGGCGGTGGGCCGGCGGGAATGTTTGAACGTGTGGGGTAACGATTATTCGACGCCGGACGGCACCGGAGTGCGAGATTATATTCATGTGGTGGACCTGGCACTGGGCCACCTCAAGGCGCTGGAAACGCTCGATCGGCTGGAACGCCCGGGAGAATGTTTGACGGTGAATCTCGGGACGGGGAACGGATACAGCGTGTTGGAGATCGTGCGGGCGTTTGAAGCCGCAAGTGGAAAGCCGGTTCCTTACAAAGTCGCTCCCCGTAGGCCCGGCGACGTGGCGTCCTGTTATGCCGATCCCAAGTACGCCTTGCACTCCTTAGGGTGGCGGGCCGCTCGCGGATTGAATGAGATGTGTGCCGATGCCTGGCGTTGGCAACGCACGAATCCAAAAGGGTATGCGGGCTGA
- a CDS encoding bacterioferritin produces MNEQDTQRAVAILNRIMEHELAGVVRYTHYALMVYGYNRIPIVSWLKGNADESLAHAHKAGELVTLLGGHPSLKIGTLLETEKHDVGDILRESLEHEKAAVASYYELLKLSEGKSVLLEEYAREMIVGEELHLDEVNKMLRKSGDVQAFKS; encoded by the coding sequence ATGAACGAACAAGACACACAGCGAGCCGTAGCGATTCTCAACAGAATTATGGAACATGAGTTGGCCGGCGTAGTTCGGTACACGCACTACGCGCTGATGGTCTACGGGTACAACCGTATCCCGATTGTGTCCTGGCTGAAGGGCAATGCGGATGAGAGTCTGGCCCATGCCCACAAAGCCGGTGAGCTGGTGACTCTATTGGGCGGCCATCCTTCGTTGAAGATCGGTACCCTGCTCGAAACGGAGAAGCATGATGTGGGGGATATTCTGCGGGAGAGTCTGGAGCACGAGAAAGCCGCCGTTGCCTCATATTACGAATTGCTGAAACTGAGTGAGGGCAAGTCCGTGTTGTTGGAAGAGTATGCCCGTGAGATGATCGTCGGGGAAGAACTGCATCTGGACGAAGTGAATAAGATGCTCCGCAAGTCGGGCGATGTGCAGGCCTTCAAGTCCTAA
- a CDS encoding carbonic anhydrase, protein MTRSIALSASLSLNLLLLGIALVGWVAPNVPTAFNPHVTVPTIAASARIHPLAAVIGSVTVGELIFIAPGASVRADEGQNIYLGDHSNVQDGVVIHGLETFEGDHELPENEVQVGGKSYSVYIGKRVSLAHQSQIHGPARIGDDTFVGMQALVFRTELGDRVVVEPGAKLIGVKVASGRYVPALTLVTTQEQADALPLITPAYPYRNLNEGVVTVNVQLAKAGQPKQISLQSDLP, encoded by the coding sequence ATGACTCGCTCCATCGCCCTCTCCGCCAGCCTGAGCCTGAACCTGCTCCTCCTCGGCATCGCGCTGGTCGGCTGGGTGGCCCCCAACGTTCCCACCGCCTTCAATCCTCACGTGACTGTGCCGACGATTGCCGCATCAGCACGCATTCATCCCCTGGCAGCAGTGATCGGATCCGTCACCGTCGGCGAACTGATCTTCATCGCGCCGGGCGCCTCGGTCCGGGCCGATGAAGGACAGAACATTTATCTGGGGGATCACAGTAACGTGCAGGACGGGGTCGTCATCCATGGGTTGGAGACGTTCGAAGGAGACCATGAGTTGCCGGAGAATGAAGTGCAGGTCGGGGGGAAAAGCTACTCGGTTTATATCGGGAAACGCGTCTCTTTGGCGCATCAGTCGCAAATACACGGGCCGGCCAGGATCGGAGACGATACGTTTGTGGGTATGCAGGCCCTGGTGTTTCGCACCGAACTCGGCGACCGCGTGGTGGTCGAACCGGGTGCGAAGCTGATCGGGGTCAAAGTCGCGTCAGGCCGGTATGTCCCGGCGCTCACCCTCGTGACCACGCAAGAACAAGCCGACGCCCTCCCTCTCATCACTCCAGCCTACCCCTATCGTAATCTCAATGAGGGAGTCGTAACCGTGAATGTGCAGTTGGCCAAGGCAGGGCAGCCGAAACAGATCAGCCTCCAGTCTGACTTGCCATGA
- a CDS encoding family 20 glycosylhydrolase: MSRFVSALCGAVLALLAVLPGNAATAPSSGSSREPMRIMHFVLTGTVPLERAREYVKQAQAAGFTAMQVVLTDGVRLDHAPWKPVKGAWTKAEFLSWAAYARAHGLDVIPEVKLLTHQEQFFQKHYPGLMFNAVSYDPRKEGVYQAVFQLLDELIDALHPRAIHIGHDEAFGWTVGQVAKWLKFGEVMVPADLFARDVERIHGYLTQKGVETWMWADMLLDPGEFPGASSKHLHGMAAGYGKVLRNRLPRDIVMCDWHYGDEQGSFPSMAVMQSEGFRVIGATWKREETMRNFSRYALSRHAYGLMATTWFHVQRNDRDLVDWIIHSSGLLFRNPDAAVPPRPASAASPEGHGWMSP, encoded by the coding sequence ATGTCCCGTTTTGTGTCTGCGCTGTGCGGGGCAGTGCTTGCGCTTCTGGCCGTTCTGCCGGGGAATGCGGCGACAGCACCGTCATCGGGCTCAAGTCGGGAGCCGATGCGGATCATGCACTTCGTCCTGACCGGGACAGTCCCGCTCGAGCGTGCGCGCGAGTATGTGAAGCAGGCTCAGGCGGCCGGTTTCACAGCGATGCAGGTGGTGCTCACCGATGGCGTGCGGCTCGATCATGCCCCGTGGAAACCCGTGAAGGGCGCGTGGACCAAAGCCGAGTTTCTCTCCTGGGCCGCCTATGCGCGTGCGCATGGATTGGACGTGATTCCCGAGGTCAAACTCCTGACACATCAGGAGCAGTTCTTTCAGAAGCATTATCCCGGTTTGATGTTCAATGCCGTGTCCTACGATCCGCGCAAGGAAGGGGTCTATCAGGCTGTGTTTCAGCTGCTCGACGAACTCATCGACGCCCTGCATCCCCGGGCGATCCATATCGGCCACGACGAAGCATTCGGATGGACGGTGGGCCAGGTGGCGAAATGGCTGAAGTTCGGTGAGGTCATGGTCCCGGCGGATCTCTTTGCCCGGGATGTCGAACGCATTCACGGTTACCTGACTCAAAAGGGAGTGGAGACCTGGATGTGGGCCGACATGCTGCTCGATCCGGGGGAGTTCCCCGGCGCCTCGTCCAAGCATCTGCATGGGATGGCGGCCGGGTATGGGAAAGTTCTTCGCAATCGGCTTCCACGGGATATCGTAATGTGTGACTGGCACTACGGCGACGAGCAGGGGAGTTTTCCCTCGATGGCCGTGATGCAGAGCGAAGGGTTTCGCGTCATCGGCGCCACCTGGAAACGGGAGGAGACCATGCGCAATTTCAGCCGCTATGCATTGTCCCGGCACGCCTATGGTTTGATGGCGACGACTTGGTTCCACGTGCAACGGAACGACCGGGACTTGGTCGACTGGATCATTCACTCGTCCGGTTTGTTGTTCCGCAATCCCGATGCGGCGGTGCCGCCGAGACCTGCTTCGGCTGCCTCGCCGGAGGGACATGGCTGGATGTCCCCATAA
- a CDS encoding AbrB/MazE/SpoVT family DNA-binding domain-containing protein, translated as MLTKKTSKNQVTLPKKALQEIPETDYFDVTAKGGVLILKPVTMAEPGSRLTAVRQKIKELGIEMKDVDRAIAWARGRRRR; from the coding sequence ATGTTGACAAAGAAAACATCGAAGAATCAGGTGACATTGCCCAAGAAGGCGTTGCAGGAGATTCCTGAAACCGACTATTTTGATGTCACGGCCAAGGGCGGAGTCCTGATACTGAAGCCGGTAACCATGGCAGAACCGGGCTCGCGCCTCACAGCGGTTCGCCAGAAAATCAAAGAGCTCGGGATTGAGATGAAAGACGTGGATCGCGCCATTGCCTGGGCGAGAGGACGTCGCCGCCGGTGA
- a CDS encoding AAA family ATPase, whose translation MSLSTSVHDLRTLIRSCHPLIVIETVEEERVLALLQSVAAQERMPLFEWSITRGLTRQDEGQSINKMTATPLAVLQHLNGLTVEALFWLKDLAPHLQDAAVARQLREVSHHFGRSRTTCVLTGHPIVLPSDIEQIAVRLDLQLPDRAELQSMLHSVLQSLGTRTSPRRPGSTTVVQSMLHSLADSKPTQATPSTQESDAILRALQGLTLHQARQVITQCLVEDGRLSAADVQTILKRKVQAIKDGGLLEYYPLEDNRFELGGFVNLKSWLERAKVGFTAEAKALNLTPPRGIMLVGVPGCGKSLAAKAIAREWQLPLLKLDAGRLFDKFVGESEKNFRKAIELAESLSPIVLWIDEIEKAMVAGGGSGDADAGLSRRLFGAFLTWLQEKKQEVFVVATANNLASLPPELLRKGRFDEIFFVDLPDDHERTAIWKIHLALRKQDSAGFDLEKVVSASDGFSGSEIEQAVVAALYRALHYKTPLTTELLIQELSGTVPLSVTRHEDIDKLRTMAHGRFVNVR comes from the coding sequence ATGTCACTCTCGACGAGCGTGCACGATCTCCGCACACTGATTCGCTCCTGCCACCCCCTGATCGTCATCGAGACGGTGGAAGAAGAGCGGGTGCTGGCGTTGCTTCAATCCGTGGCGGCGCAGGAACGCATGCCGCTGTTCGAATGGTCGATTACCAGGGGCCTCACCAGGCAGGACGAGGGGCAGAGCATCAATAAGATGACGGCCACCCCTCTGGCGGTCCTTCAACACCTCAACGGACTGACCGTAGAAGCCCTGTTCTGGCTCAAAGATCTTGCGCCACACCTGCAGGATGCCGCCGTGGCCCGCCAGCTGCGGGAAGTGAGTCATCACTTCGGCCGATCTCGTACGACCTGTGTGCTCACCGGCCATCCCATCGTCCTTCCGTCCGACATTGAACAGATTGCGGTCCGGCTCGACCTGCAGCTGCCGGATCGCGCTGAACTGCAGTCCATGCTCCACAGTGTGCTGCAGTCACTCGGTACGAGAACGTCGCCACGCCGCCCCGGCTCCACCACCGTGGTGCAGAGCATGCTTCACTCGCTCGCCGACTCCAAACCGACGCAGGCAACCCCCTCGACACAGGAATCCGACGCCATCCTCCGTGCCCTGCAGGGATTGACGTTGCATCAAGCCCGGCAGGTCATTACGCAATGCCTCGTCGAAGACGGCAGACTGTCTGCTGCCGACGTACAGACCATCCTGAAACGCAAGGTCCAGGCGATCAAGGACGGCGGGTTGTTGGAATATTATCCCCTCGAAGACAACCGGTTCGAATTGGGCGGATTCGTGAATCTGAAATCCTGGCTGGAACGGGCGAAGGTAGGATTCACGGCAGAAGCCAAGGCGCTCAACCTGACGCCGCCGCGCGGCATCATGCTGGTGGGGGTGCCGGGCTGCGGCAAGTCACTCGCGGCAAAAGCCATTGCGCGCGAGTGGCAGCTCCCATTGCTCAAACTCGATGCGGGGCGGCTTTTCGACAAATTCGTCGGCGAATCGGAGAAGAATTTCAGGAAGGCGATCGAGTTGGCCGAATCCCTCTCGCCGATTGTGCTCTGGATCGATGAAATAGAGAAGGCCATGGTGGCCGGCGGCGGGAGCGGAGATGCCGACGCCGGATTGAGCCGCCGGCTCTTCGGCGCCTTTCTCACCTGGCTGCAGGAAAAGAAGCAGGAGGTGTTCGTCGTCGCCACGGCAAACAACCTTGCGTCCCTCCCGCCGGAACTGCTACGCAAAGGACGGTTCGACGAAATCTTCTTCGTGGACTTGCCGGACGACCACGAACGGACCGCCATCTGGAAGATCCACCTTGCGCTCCGCAAACAGGACAGCGCGGGATTCGACCTCGAGAAAGTCGTCAGTGCCAGTGACGGGTTCAGCGGCTCGGAAATCGAGCAGGCGGTGGTCGCCGCACTCTACCGGGCCTTACATTACAAAACCCCGCTGACGACCGAGCTCTTGATTCAAGAATTATCCGGCACCGTGCCGCTCTCGGTCACTCGCCACGAAGACATCGACAAGCTTCGCACCATGGCTCACGGCCGCTTCGTCAACGTGCGGTAA
- a CDS encoding patatin-like phospholipase family protein: MTSKLEAKLTSSGPKKILALDGGGIRGMITVEVLAAIEDLLRRKLGRGDDFRLADYFDFVAGTSTGAIIAACISVGMSVSEIRTFYLDNGKEMFEKASLIKRFRHKYGDEKLTEKLQGVFRKDTTLGSDNLRTVLMMVMRNATTDSPWPISNNPFAKYNQRRRDDGSLRDNCNLDVPLWQLIRASTAAPVYFPPEVVKVGSQEFVFVDGGITMYNNPAFQAFLMATIAPYKMEWPVGEDRLLVVSIGTGTSPQANADLEPGEMNVMYNATSIPSALMSAALNEQDLLCRVFGRCLAGEELDREVGDLKNAKGPVGPDKLFTYVRYNAELTLEGLKKLGLSGIKPEHVQQLDSVQHISELQQVGQAIAKSVTLEHFARFV, encoded by the coding sequence ATGACCTCAAAATTGGAAGCAAAGCTGACATCCTCCGGCCCCAAGAAAATCCTTGCTCTCGACGGCGGTGGGATTCGCGGCATGATCACTGTCGAGGTGCTGGCTGCAATTGAGGACCTGCTACGCCGGAAGCTTGGCCGCGGTGACGACTTTCGGCTGGCTGACTACTTTGATTTTGTCGCCGGCACCAGTACGGGCGCCATCATCGCGGCCTGTATCTCCGTCGGCATGTCGGTATCTGAGATCCGCACGTTCTACCTCGACAACGGCAAGGAGATGTTTGAGAAAGCATCCCTCATCAAACGCTTTCGCCACAAGTATGGGGATGAGAAACTTACCGAGAAGTTGCAAGGGGTCTTTAGGAAAGACACCACGCTGGGAAGCGACAACCTAAGAACAGTACTGATGATGGTCATGCGGAATGCCACGACCGACTCACCCTGGCCGATTTCGAATAACCCCTTTGCGAAGTACAACCAACGGCGACGCGACGACGGCAGCCTGCGCGATAACTGCAATCTCGATGTTCCTCTGTGGCAACTGATCCGAGCGAGCACGGCTGCCCCGGTCTATTTTCCACCGGAGGTGGTGAAAGTCGGTAGCCAGGAATTCGTCTTTGTCGATGGCGGCATTACCATGTACAACAATCCGGCCTTCCAGGCGTTTCTGATGGCGACGATTGCCCCGTATAAGATGGAGTGGCCGGTAGGCGAAGACCGGCTGCTCGTTGTGTCGATCGGTACCGGTACTAGCCCGCAGGCCAATGCTGACCTGGAACCGGGCGAGATGAACGTGATGTACAACGCGACCTCCATCCCCTCTGCCTTGATGAGTGCGGCGCTGAACGAGCAAGACTTACTCTGCCGGGTATTTGGTCGTTGCCTCGCAGGCGAGGAGCTGGATCGCGAAGTGGGAGACTTGAAGAATGCGAAGGGTCCAGTGGGGCCCGACAAATTGTTCACCTACGTGAGGTACAACGCAGAGCTGACTCTCGAAGGATTGAAGAAGTTAGGCCTTTCGGGGATCAAGCCGGAACACGTGCAGCAGCTTGATTCCGTGCAGCACATCAGCGAGTTACAGCAGGTGGGGCAAGCAATCGCCAAGAGCGTGACACTCGAACACTTCGCGCGATTTGTGTGA
- a CDS encoding putative toxin-antitoxin system toxin component, PIN family, whose amino-acid sequence MIRAVLDTNVVVSALLFSGPPSRLISAWQSGRLRPVVSAPILDEYIRVLAYPKFMLTNTEIRGLLEEELIPFIETVTAVPTNIPDLRDPDDAKFIACAVAVGVRWLVSGDDDLLNLHHVESVDILSVTACLQQLKRRS is encoded by the coding sequence GTGATCCGAGCCGTTCTCGACACGAATGTCGTCGTCTCGGCATTGTTATTCTCTGGGCCCCCATCACGACTTATTTCTGCCTGGCAATCCGGCCGGCTTCGCCCTGTCGTATCCGCTCCTATCCTCGACGAATATATCCGCGTCCTCGCCTATCCAAAATTCATGCTGACGAATACCGAAATACGAGGGCTACTGGAAGAAGAGCTGATCCCCTTCATTGAAACGGTGACTGCGGTCCCAACGAACATTCCCGACTTACGCGACCCGGACGATGCCAAGTTCATTGCCTGCGCGGTGGCGGTCGGCGTCCGATGGCTCGTGAGCGGCGACGACGATCTCCTCAACCTTCATCACGTCGAATCGGTCGACATCCTCTCCGTCACTGCCTGCCTTCAACAACTTAAACGGAGATCCTGA
- a CDS encoding DnaJ domain-containing protein: protein MRDERTTNYYAILELSPGASDAEIKRAWHEHMQVWHPDRFVHSPTLHRKAEARTQLINQAYQTLSDPAARARYDAGRQHPSSPTPPPRPSPAPRPQAAPRPRQELRGPQTMLNVTRFSHPKIMVPAIHMLVDSREQQPYEFKGLVRIAGTITQTLPAGDYAIAEAPAIFCVERRRVEEFDTIFSNPSDNRPRFLRELEPLRAFPHRFLLIEGTIQYNRGGGRLGQYHRNGLVDFLDSLTARFGLQIIYSESRDEAEERVANLAALHYAYHLAEQQGLGRCLTENDV from the coding sequence ATGCGGGACGAACGGACCACGAATTACTACGCCATCCTGGAACTCTCTCCCGGCGCATCAGACGCGGAGATCAAGCGAGCCTGGCATGAACATATGCAGGTCTGGCATCCCGATCGCTTCGTGCATTCGCCGACCCTGCATCGGAAAGCCGAGGCCCGCACGCAGCTGATCAACCAGGCCTATCAGACCCTCAGCGACCCGGCAGCCCGTGCCCGGTACGACGCCGGCAGACAACATCCCTCATCGCCAACACCACCTCCACGCCCCTCACCGGCACCCCGCCCGCAAGCCGCTCCGCGACCGCGCCAGGAACTGCGCGGGCCGCAAACGATGCTGAACGTCACCCGGTTCAGTCATCCCAAAATCATGGTGCCGGCCATCCATATGCTGGTCGACAGCCGCGAACAGCAGCCCTACGAATTCAAGGGACTCGTGCGCATCGCCGGAACGATCACACAGACGCTGCCGGCCGGTGACTATGCGATTGCGGAAGCCCCGGCTATTTTCTGCGTAGAACGCCGTCGCGTAGAGGAGTTCGACACCATCTTCTCCAACCCGTCCGACAATCGCCCGCGCTTTCTCCGTGAGCTCGAACCTCTCCGCGCTTTTCCCCATCGCTTTCTGCTGATCGAAGGGACCATCCAGTACAACCGCGGCGGAGGGCGGCTCGGCCAGTATCACCGAAACGGCCTCGTGGACTTTCTGGATTCCCTGACGGCCAGATTCGGACTGCAGATCATCTATTCAGAGAGTCGCGACGAAGCTGAAGAACGGGTTGCGAACCTGGCGGCCCTGCACTATGCCTATCACCTCGCCGAACAGCAGGGACTCGGTCGCTGCCTCACGGAGAATGACGTCTAG
- the ychF gene encoding redox-regulated ATPase YchF gives MSVKCGIVGLPNVGKSTLFNALTKSGIAAENYPFCTIEPNIGIVEVPDARMQALADIVKPQRMQYATTEFVDIAGLVAGASKGEGLGNQFLANIRETDGIVNVVRCFEDDNVVHVAGKVDPISDIATIVTELALADLTTVEKAQERNVKLVRSGDKDAAKLGELLVQVAACLNEGKPARTLKLDPAQRALLKPLCLLTMKPVMYVANVAEKGFADNPLLTRVEEYAAQEGAPVVAICAALESEIAVLSDEEKQEFLVDIGMKEPGLNRLIRAAYQLLGLQTYFTAGVKEVRAWTIHIGDTAPQAAGVIHGDFEKGFIRAEVIGYNDFIACKGEAGAKEKGKMRLEGKEYVVQDGDVMHFRFNV, from the coding sequence ATGAGCGTGAAATGTGGAATCGTCGGGTTGCCGAACGTGGGCAAATCCACCCTGTTCAATGCGCTGACCAAGTCGGGGATCGCAGCGGAGAACTATCCGTTCTGCACCATCGAACCGAATATCGGCATCGTGGAAGTGCCGGATGCACGGATGCAGGCGCTGGCCGATATCGTCAAGCCGCAGCGGATGCAGTATGCGACGACCGAATTCGTGGATATCGCGGGTCTGGTGGCCGGCGCGTCGAAAGGTGAAGGCCTGGGGAACCAGTTTTTGGCCAATATTCGCGAGACCGACGGAATTGTGAACGTCGTGCGCTGTTTTGAAGATGACAACGTTGTCCACGTGGCAGGGAAGGTCGATCCGATTTCCGACATTGCGACCATCGTGACGGAACTCGCGCTCGCCGACCTCACGACGGTGGAGAAGGCGCAGGAGCGGAACGTGAAGCTCGTTCGTTCCGGCGACAAAGACGCCGCGAAACTGGGGGAATTGCTGGTGCAGGTGGCCGCCTGTTTGAACGAAGGCAAGCCGGCCCGCACCCTGAAACTCGACCCGGCGCAGCGCGCCTTGTTGAAGCCCTTGTGCCTGCTGACGATGAAACCTGTGATGTATGTGGCCAACGTGGCTGAAAAGGGATTTGCCGATAATCCGCTGCTGACGCGGGTGGAAGAATATGCTGCGCAGGAAGGGGCGCCGGTGGTGGCGATTTGCGCGGCCCTGGAATCTGAAATTGCGGTGCTCTCCGATGAGGAAAAACAGGAATTCCTCGTCGATATCGGGATGAAGGAGCCGGGCCTGAATCGTCTGATTCGCGCGGCCTATCAGCTGCTGGGATTGCAAACCTACTTTACCGCCGGCGTGAAAGAAGTTCGCGCCTGGACGATTCACATCGGCGATACCGCACCCCAGGCCGCCGGCGTGATTCACGGCGACTTCGAGAAAGGCTTCATTCGCGCCGAGGTGATCGGCTACAACGACTTCATCGCCTGCAAAGGCGAAGCGGGGGCGAAGGAAAAAGGGAAGATGCGACTGGAAGGGAAGGAGTACGTGGTGCAGGACGGCGACGTGATGCACTTCCGTTTCAACGTCTAG
- a CDS encoding RDD family protein yields MTSALANPCDNEEVLAPQIATFWRRIGASVADALLLGAIGACLGFLWFDQLAALGRTGRFIGGAIALVYFGTLNSQIGQGQTLGKRLLKIQVTDAKGALISLPRSAFRATILLLPVALNGMPVPAGEHEQLWGIALSILIFGVSVAGVYLYCCNRRTRQSIHDLAVGTFVRNAENTSEIHEEIWNPHFAIAGGLCLAVLGVVLMPYTSEQPEFMKQLVEVRRVVQSAVPDADVSVQGGTTKASASTIGQTATSRIVIGVSMWVKPENFEIVADQIAMAMFKSLSGVRDVGQVSIVISYGYDIMISHVRTTKAFVHSPGEWLKRLRIDEPTSAAPQV; encoded by the coding sequence ATGACATCAGCTCTGGCAAATCCCTGCGACAACGAAGAAGTGCTGGCACCTCAGATCGCTACATTCTGGCGGCGGATTGGAGCCTCTGTAGCGGACGCACTCCTGCTTGGAGCGATTGGAGCTTGTCTTGGTTTCCTGTGGTTCGATCAGTTGGCGGCACTCGGACGAACGGGTCGATTCATTGGAGGTGCCATTGCATTGGTGTATTTCGGCACGTTGAACAGCCAAATTGGACAGGGGCAGACTCTCGGCAAACGTCTCCTGAAGATCCAAGTCACAGATGCTAAGGGCGCGCTGATTAGCCTACCGCGGTCAGCTTTCCGTGCGACGATCTTATTGTTGCCAGTAGCGCTCAATGGAATGCCCGTGCCTGCGGGGGAACATGAGCAACTTTGGGGCATTGCGCTCAGTATCTTGATTTTTGGTGTCAGTGTGGCAGGCGTGTATCTCTACTGCTGTAATCGACGAACAAGACAATCCATTCACGACTTAGCGGTCGGAACATTTGTGAGGAATGCGGAGAATACTTCAGAGATTCATGAAGAGATTTGGAATCCCCATTTTGCAATTGCTGGAGGGCTTTGTCTTGCAGTGCTTGGAGTAGTGTTGATGCCTTACACTTCTGAGCAGCCTGAGTTCATGAAACAGTTGGTTGAGGTACGACGGGTGGTTCAGTCTGCAGTGCCGGATGCCGATGTTTCCGTGCAGGGGGGCACAACCAAGGCCAGCGCATCAACGATTGGGCAGACCGCTACTTCAAGGATTGTTATCGGCGTGTCCATGTGGGTAAAACCAGAAAATTTCGAGATAGTTGCGGATCAAATTGCCATGGCGATGTTCAAGTCTTTGTCCGGCGTTCGTGATGTTGGGCAGGTGTCGATAGTGATTTCCTATGGCTACGACATCATGATCTCACATGTACGAACAACAAAGGCGTTCGTGCATTCTCCTGGGGAATGGTTGAAGCGACTTAGGATCGACGAGCCAACGAGTGCCGCGCCGCAAGTATAA